The following coding sequences are from one Panicum hallii strain FIL2 chromosome 5, PHallii_v3.1, whole genome shotgun sequence window:
- the LOC112892276 gene encoding uncharacterized protein LOC112892276, with protein sequence MGCGASTVDGAEPRRRGWARARALGHSEVSTTGLPVQGQQGQESAGRRRGSKVAPEPTPGSPSFRYYCQKTAAVDKIVAEADNGDCSVSIVRATTRQASNRDEVAVTIAHEPSQVSEHKEGARWLRFRGLSMVTSAWGNLFSRHTSKHSPPTAAESHDPPPAAAAAV encoded by the exons ATGGGGTGCGGGGCGTCGACCGTCGACGGGGCcgagccgcggcggcggggatgggcgCGGGCAAGGGCGCTGGGGCACAGCGAGGTGTCCACCACGGGTCTGCCGGTGCAGGGGCAGCAAGGGCAGGAGTCCGCGGGGAGGAGGCGAGGCAGCAAGGTGGCGCCCGAGCCGACGCCGGGCTCGCCCAGCTTCAGGTACTACTGCCAGAAGACGGCGGCCGTGGACAAGATCGTGGCCGAAGCCGACAACGGCGACTGCTCCGTCAGCATCGTAAGAG CGACGACGCGTCAGGCGAGCAATAGGGACGAGGTCGCCGTGACCATTGCGCACGAGCCCAGTCAG GTGTCGGAGCATAAAGAGGGAGCCAGGTGGCTTAGGTTCAGAGGCTTGTCGATGGTCACCAGCGCTTGGGGCAACTTGTTCAGCCGCCACACCAGCAAACATTCGCCGCCTACTGCTGCAGAATCACATGATCCtccccctgctgctgctgcagctgtATGA
- the LOC112892274 gene encoding probable serine/threonine-protein kinase At1g54610 isoform X1, with protein sequence MGCILGKLATAPGSSLFFPAAAAAAGGGDKAAEVQLQPPQQEHIAAVRKDASGWPLWLSEAAGDALRGWAPRGADAFHKLEKIGSGTYSNVYKAIDVESGRVVALKKVRVDGVGEAESARFMAREIALLRRLGDHPHIVRLQGLVTSRLNTAPSLYLVFEYMEHDLTGLTACATASGRRLSLPQVKCYMKQLLSGIEHCHKNGVLHRDIKSSNLLVSSDGILKIADFGLATSYDPDNMRPMTSQVITLWYRPPELLLGATHYGVGVDLWSVGCILAELLLGQPIFSGRTEVEQLHKIFKLCGTPSEDYWEKMKFAHPTFKPYERCLAEKFKDVPPSTLSLLETLLSIDPDMRGTATDALNSEVNPTLSILKPFKTNCYMEQIQKKKKNCGRQYAKEWFFRTEPYACEPSSLPQYPPCKERDVKLKYEKHKRRSRVNGSVERHKNRQHASQNPGRRVFTPDVNNKPQANPKVPRLVTSMSTTKLERFPPPHLDASIGYSIDSSADGTTEEFFTSSVVELKKMPSLLFGHMKSYLNSPKKGMQKAKPSLNMAPSTVLIGAFRPYSLGHPMEVRRKNREQFRGKGRNVVGPVK encoded by the exons ATGGGCTGCATCCTCGGTAAGCTCGCCACCGCGCCCGGCTCCTCCCTcttcttccccgccgccgcggctgccgcGGGAGGAGGGGACAAGGCAGCAGAGGTGCAGCTCCAGCCGCCGCAGCAGGAGCACATCGCGGCGGTGAGGAAGGACGCGTCCGGGTGGCCGCTCTGGCTCTCCGAGGCCGCCGGCGACGCGCTTCGCGGATGGGCGCCCCGCGGCGCCGACGCCTTCCACAAGCTCGAGAAG ATAGGTTCAGGGACATACAGCAACGTGTACAAGGCGATTGACGTGGAGAGCGGCCGCGTGGTGGCGCTGAAGAAGGTGCGGGTGGATGGCGTCGGCGAGGCCGAGAGCGCGCGGTTCATGGCGCGGGAGAtcgccctgctccgccgcctcggcgACCACCCCCACATCGTCCGCCTCCAGGGCCTCGTCACCTCCCGCCTCAACACCGCGCCGTCCCTCTACCTCGTCTTCGAGTACATGGAACATGACCTCACCGGCCTCACAGCCTGCGCAACtgcctccggccgccgcctgTCCTTGCCTCAG GTGAAATGCTACATGAAACAATTACTTTCCGGGATTGAACACTGTCATAAGAATGGTGTTCTGCACCGTGACATCAAGAGCTCGAACCTACTTGTCAGCAGTGATGGGATTCTTAAGATAGCTGACTTTGGACTTGCCACCTCTTATGATCCTGATAACATGCGGCCAATGACTAGCCAAGTGATCACGCTTTGGTATCGTCCACCTGAACTCTTGTTAGGAGCAACTCACTATGGTGTTGGTGTTGACCTTTGGAGTGTGGGTTGCATATTGGCAGAACTGCTTCTTGGTCAGCCTATATTCTCCGGAAGAACAGAG GTGGAACAATTGCACAAGATTTTCAAGTTGTGTGGTACTCCATCAGAGGATTACTGGGAGAAAATGAAGTTCGCTCATCCTACGTTCAAGCCATATGAACGGTGTCTAGCAGAAAAATTTAAagatgtgccaccatcgaccTTATCGCTTCTTGAGACTCTCCTGTCAATTGACCCAGATATGAGAGGCACCGCAACTGATGCTCTGAACAGTGAGGTTAATCCTACCCTATCAATCCTCAAGCCATTTAAAACTAACTGCTACATGGAACAAAtacaaaagaagaagaaaaattgTGGCAGACAATATGCAAAAGAATGG TTCTTCAGGACAGAACCGTATGCATGTGAACCATCAAGCCTTCCGCAGTATCCACCATGTAAAGAAAGAGACGTGAAGCTGAAGTACGAGAAGCACAAAAG GAGATCAAGGGTTAATGGGTCAGTAGAACGTCATAAAAACCGACAGCATGCTTCGCAAAATCCTGGGCGCAGAGTATTTACTCCAGATGTCAATAATAAGCCACAAGCAAATCCAAAG GTACCAAGATTGGTAACAAGCATGAGCACTACCAAACTTGAGAGATTTCCTCCACCTCATTTGGATGCGTCGATTGGTTATAGCATAGATTCATCAGCTGATGGAACCACGGAAGAATTCTTCACATCTTCAGTTGTTGAGCTAAAGAAAATGCCAAGCCTATTATTCGGTCACATGAAATCTTACCTGAATAGTCCGAAGAAGGGCATGCAGAAGGCCAAGCCAAGCCTCAATATGGCGCCTTCCACTGTTCTCATCGGTGCATTCCGGCCTTACTCACTTGGCCATCCAATGGAAGTGAGAAGAAAGAACAGGGAGCAATTCAGAGGCAAAGGGAGAAATGTAGTAGGTCCGGTCAAATGA
- the LOC112892274 gene encoding probable serine/threonine-protein kinase At1g54610 isoform X2, with product MGCILGKLATAPGSSLFFPAAAAAAGGGDKAAEVQLQPPQQEHIAAVRKDASGWPLWLSEAAGDALRGWAPRGADAFHKLEKIGSGTYSNVYKAIDVESGRVVALKKVRVDGVGEAESARFMAREIALLRRLGDHPHIVRLQGLVTSRLNTAPSLYLVFEYMEHDLTGLTACATASGRRLSLPQVKCYMKQLLSGIEHCHKNGVLHRDIKSSNLLVSSDGILKIADFGLATSYDPDNMRPMTSQVITLWYRPPELLLGATHYGVGVDLWSVGCILAELLLGQPIFSGRTEVEQLHKIFKLCGTPSEDYWEKMKFAHPTFKPYERCLAEKFKDVPPSTLSLLETLLSIDPDMRGTATDALNSEFFRTEPYACEPSSLPQYPPCKERDVKLKYEKHKRRSRVNGSVERHKNRQHASQNPGRRVFTPDVNNKPQANPKVPRLVTSMSTTKLERFPPPHLDASIGYSIDSSADGTTEEFFTSSVVELKKMPSLLFGHMKSYLNSPKKGMQKAKPSLNMAPSTVLIGAFRPYSLGHPMEVRRKNREQFRGKGRNVVGPVK from the exons ATGGGCTGCATCCTCGGTAAGCTCGCCACCGCGCCCGGCTCCTCCCTcttcttccccgccgccgcggctgccgcGGGAGGAGGGGACAAGGCAGCAGAGGTGCAGCTCCAGCCGCCGCAGCAGGAGCACATCGCGGCGGTGAGGAAGGACGCGTCCGGGTGGCCGCTCTGGCTCTCCGAGGCCGCCGGCGACGCGCTTCGCGGATGGGCGCCCCGCGGCGCCGACGCCTTCCACAAGCTCGAGAAG ATAGGTTCAGGGACATACAGCAACGTGTACAAGGCGATTGACGTGGAGAGCGGCCGCGTGGTGGCGCTGAAGAAGGTGCGGGTGGATGGCGTCGGCGAGGCCGAGAGCGCGCGGTTCATGGCGCGGGAGAtcgccctgctccgccgcctcggcgACCACCCCCACATCGTCCGCCTCCAGGGCCTCGTCACCTCCCGCCTCAACACCGCGCCGTCCCTCTACCTCGTCTTCGAGTACATGGAACATGACCTCACCGGCCTCACAGCCTGCGCAACtgcctccggccgccgcctgTCCTTGCCTCAG GTGAAATGCTACATGAAACAATTACTTTCCGGGATTGAACACTGTCATAAGAATGGTGTTCTGCACCGTGACATCAAGAGCTCGAACCTACTTGTCAGCAGTGATGGGATTCTTAAGATAGCTGACTTTGGACTTGCCACCTCTTATGATCCTGATAACATGCGGCCAATGACTAGCCAAGTGATCACGCTTTGGTATCGTCCACCTGAACTCTTGTTAGGAGCAACTCACTATGGTGTTGGTGTTGACCTTTGGAGTGTGGGTTGCATATTGGCAGAACTGCTTCTTGGTCAGCCTATATTCTCCGGAAGAACAGAG GTGGAACAATTGCACAAGATTTTCAAGTTGTGTGGTACTCCATCAGAGGATTACTGGGAGAAAATGAAGTTCGCTCATCCTACGTTCAAGCCATATGAACGGTGTCTAGCAGAAAAATTTAAagatgtgccaccatcgaccTTATCGCTTCTTGAGACTCTCCTGTCAATTGACCCAGATATGAGAGGCACCGCAACTGATGCTCTGAACAGTGAG TTCTTCAGGACAGAACCGTATGCATGTGAACCATCAAGCCTTCCGCAGTATCCACCATGTAAAGAAAGAGACGTGAAGCTGAAGTACGAGAAGCACAAAAG GAGATCAAGGGTTAATGGGTCAGTAGAACGTCATAAAAACCGACAGCATGCTTCGCAAAATCCTGGGCGCAGAGTATTTACTCCAGATGTCAATAATAAGCCACAAGCAAATCCAAAG GTACCAAGATTGGTAACAAGCATGAGCACTACCAAACTTGAGAGATTTCCTCCACCTCATTTGGATGCGTCGATTGGTTATAGCATAGATTCATCAGCTGATGGAACCACGGAAGAATTCTTCACATCTTCAGTTGTTGAGCTAAAGAAAATGCCAAGCCTATTATTCGGTCACATGAAATCTTACCTGAATAGTCCGAAGAAGGGCATGCAGAAGGCCAAGCCAAGCCTCAATATGGCGCCTTCCACTGTTCTCATCGGTGCATTCCGGCCTTACTCACTTGGCCATCCAATGGAAGTGAGAAGAAAGAACAGGGAGCAATTCAGAGGCAAAGGGAGAAATGTAGTAGGTCCGGTCAAATGA